From the Psychrobacillus sp. FSL K6-4046 genome, one window contains:
- a CDS encoding helix-turn-helix domain-containing protein — protein sequence MNSKDIGKKIKSVRSKRKLTQQVLADLAGITKSHISKIENGLTTPTLVTLSKIAKALDSPTSWFIEQEEHGELSIVRKDNREAIEEKNEIGYEYELLANKKNMSLITPTIVSVLPGAETVDPYIHENDEFILILTGSIILSYDGKKYEMNIGDSAYFSGKKPHIFLSNSQQHTTVLTIYIDNN from the coding sequence ATGAATAGTAAAGATATAGGAAAAAAAATTAAAAGTGTTCGTTCTAAAAGGAAACTAACTCAGCAAGTATTAGCAGATCTTGCCGGAATTACAAAAAGTCATATTTCAAAGATTGAAAATGGCTTGACTACCCCTACTCTAGTAACTCTTTCAAAAATTGCTAAGGCTCTTGATAGCCCTACATCTTGGTTTATAGAACAAGAAGAACATGGAGAACTCTCCATTGTTCGAAAGGATAATCGTGAAGCAATTGAAGAGAAAAATGAAATTGGATACGAATATGAATTATTAGCAAATAAAAAGAATATGAGTTTAATCACTCCTACTATAGTTAGTGTTTTACCTGGCGCTGAAACTGTAGATCCATATATACATGAAAATGATGAGTTTATTCTTATACTGACAGGATCCATTATTCTTTCTTACGATGGGAAAAAATATGAAATGAATATTGGAGATTCTGCATACTTTTCTGGTAAAAAACCTCACATTTTTTTATCCAATAGCCAACAACATACCACTGTTTTAACAATCTATATAGATAATAATTAA
- a CDS encoding hydroxymethylglutaryl-CoA reductase, degradative, whose amino-acid sequence MSSSRIKGFYHLSLEDRVNIVTQDKGLTAEEKNILTGETIFPMSLADSMVENVIGQFSIPIGVAANFKVNGNDVFIPMATEEPSVIAAASNAARAAYDLGGFYTSSTGTIMRGQIQVLEISDPHGAKARIFENKDEILANCNLKDPTLVKLGGGAKDLEVHLINTVRETMLVVHLLVDTKDAMGANAVNTMAEGVSPLIEKITGGRVVLRIITNLADKRLIRSRGVFSAQALGGPEVVKNIVSAYEFADADPYRAATHNKGVMNGITSVVLATGNDTRAVEAGAHAYASRTGRYRSLTTWEINEDGNLVGSIELPMAVGIIGGATKTHPVAKASLKIMNITSAVELAGIIASVGLAENAASLRALAAEGIQSGHMRLHAKNLAVMAGAKKENIDLIVQKAIHEKDLRYDRILQLTKEVQEG is encoded by the coding sequence ATGTCTAGTTCTAGAATTAAAGGTTTTTATCACCTTAGTCTTGAAGACAGAGTAAATATTGTAACTCAAGATAAAGGATTAACTGCTGAAGAGAAAAATATCCTTACAGGAGAAACAATATTTCCAATGTCACTTGCAGATTCTATGGTCGAAAATGTCATTGGACAATTTAGTATACCAATTGGGGTTGCTGCTAATTTTAAGGTAAACGGAAATGATGTATTTATACCTATGGCCACAGAAGAGCCCTCAGTCATTGCAGCAGCTAGCAATGCTGCCCGAGCTGCTTACGATTTAGGTGGATTTTATACTTCTTCCACAGGAACAATCATGAGAGGGCAAATTCAAGTGTTGGAGATATCTGATCCACATGGAGCTAAGGCAAGAATATTTGAGAATAAGGATGAAATACTAGCAAATTGTAATTTAAAAGATCCTACGTTAGTAAAACTAGGTGGCGGGGCTAAAGATTTAGAAGTCCACTTAATAAATACTGTCAGAGAAACAATGTTAGTCGTTCACCTACTGGTAGATACAAAGGATGCAATGGGAGCTAATGCTGTTAATACAATGGCTGAAGGAGTTTCCCCCCTTATTGAAAAGATAACAGGTGGAAGGGTTGTACTAAGAATCATAACTAATCTTGCAGACAAACGATTAATTAGATCTAGAGGTGTATTCTCTGCTCAAGCACTTGGGGGGCCTGAAGTTGTAAAGAATATTGTAAGCGCTTACGAGTTTGCTGATGCTGACCCATATAGGGCGGCTACCCATAACAAAGGAGTGATGAATGGGATTACATCCGTAGTACTAGCAACAGGAAATGATACAAGAGCTGTAGAGGCTGGAGCGCATGCTTATGCTTCAAGAACTGGGAGATATCGTTCTTTAACCACATGGGAGATAAATGAAGATGGAAATCTAGTAGGTTCTATCGAGCTTCCAATGGCTGTTGGAATAATTGGAGGTGCTACTAAGACACATCCTGTAGCAAAAGCTTCACTCAAAATAATGAATATTACATCAGCTGTAGAGTTAGCTGGAATCATTGCATCAGTTGGTTTAGCAGAAAACGCGGCTAGTCTAAGAGCTTTAGCTGCAGAAGGCATTCAGTCTGGTCATATGCGCCTTCATGCAAAGAACCTTGCTGTAATGGCAGGTGCGAAAAAGGAAAATATAGATTTAATTGTTCAAAAAGCTATACATGAAAAAGATTTACGCTACGACAGAATCTTGCAATTAACTAAAGAAGTTCAGGAGGGCTAG